Proteins encoded in a region of the Pseudomonas putida genome:
- a CDS encoding SDR family NAD(P)-dependent oxidoreductase codes for MDYQLVGKNVLITGGATGIGKAIAQCFLDEGAHVVVSGLTEAMVAEACEALGPRCSGLAGDLTQPGIAERLVEQARHNGPIDYLINCVGIFEVRDFFETDDAQWFRYFDVNVMTAVRMTRLVLAEMLAAGEGSVVFISSESGVKPQPWMVHYGAMKSCLLGVSRALAELTKGTAVRVNSILPGPTSTEAVRRYHAEIAEEKGISAQQVVADYFDQTEPTSLIRRMIEPEEVARSVVHLAASPALNGMAMRVEGGTIRSIL; via the coding sequence ATGGATTACCAACTGGTCGGCAAGAATGTCCTGATCACCGGCGGCGCCACGGGTATCGGCAAGGCCATTGCCCAGTGCTTCCTGGACGAGGGCGCTCATGTGGTAGTCAGTGGGTTGACTGAGGCAATGGTTGCCGAAGCTTGCGAAGCCCTCGGCCCTCGCTGCAGCGGTCTGGCCGGCGATCTGACCCAACCGGGTATTGCCGAGCGCCTTGTCGAGCAGGCGCGGCACAACGGCCCCATCGATTACTTGATCAACTGTGTCGGCATCTTCGAGGTGCGCGACTTCTTCGAGACGGACGACGCGCAGTGGTTTCGCTATTTCGACGTGAACGTCATGACGGCGGTGCGCATGACTCGCCTGGTGCTGGCCGAGATGCTGGCCGCGGGCGAGGGCTCGGTGGTGTTCATCAGCAGTGAGTCGGGTGTCAAGCCGCAGCCGTGGATGGTCCACTACGGTGCCATGAAGTCTTGCCTGTTAGGCGTATCCCGTGCCTTGGCCGAACTGACCAAGGGAACTGCGGTGCGGGTCAACAGCATCCTGCCGGGGCCTACCAGCACTGAGGCGGTGCGCCGTTACCATGCCGAGATCGCGGAGGAAAAAGGCATCAGCGCCCAGCAGGTGGTGGCTGATTACTTCGACCAGACCGAGCCTACCTCGTTGATCCGTCGCATGATCGAGCCGGAGGAGGTGGCCCGCAGTGTGGTGCACCTGGCCGCATCGCCCGCTCTCAATGGGATGGCGATGCGGGTGGAGGGTGGAACTATTCGCAGCATACTTTGA